The Trueperaceae bacterium genome window below encodes:
- the nusG gene encoding transcription termination/antitermination protein NusG: protein MSIEWYAVHTYVGHEEKAKENILNRARALGMADRIYQVVVPKEKTVEHMGGGRKEETEHKLFPGYIFVQMDLGDNPDEPNEAWEVVRYTPGVTGFVGTATRAVPLTPEEEARMLESQGVTGSREAPKVRVSFNVGDMVQVTGGPFADFTGVVSEVNPERGKLKVLVSIFGRETPVELDFSQVVRA from the coding sequence ATGAGCATCGAGTGGTACGCCGTACACACCTACGTGGGGCACGAGGAGAAGGCCAAGGAGAACATCCTGAACCGGGCCCGGGCGCTCGGCATGGCCGACCGGATCTACCAGGTCGTCGTCCCCAAGGAGAAGACGGTGGAACACATGGGCGGGGGCCGGAAGGAAGAGACGGAGCACAAGCTCTTCCCCGGCTACATCTTCGTCCAGATGGACCTCGGCGACAACCCTGACGAGCCCAACGAGGCCTGGGAGGTCGTGCGGTACACGCCGGGCGTCACCGGCTTCGTCGGCACCGCCACCAGGGCCGTGCCCCTCACGCCGGAGGAGGAGGCGCGGATGCTGGAGAGCCAGGGCGTCACAGGTTCCCGCGAGGCGCCCAAGGTCCGCGTGTCCTTCAACGTCGGCGACATGGTGCAGGTGACGGGCGGCCCGTTCGCCGACTTCACCGGCGTCGTGTCGGAGGTCAACCCCGAGCGCGGCAAGCTCAAGGTCCTCGTGTCCATCTTCGGGCGCGAGACCCCCGTCGAGCTCGACTTCTCACAGGTCGTTCGCGCCTGA
- the secE gene encoding preprotein translocase subunit SecE yields MFKGLAQYLRNSRAELGRVTWPTRKEVVQSTQATLLFVIITSIFLLVADVTLGNLIKLII; encoded by the coding sequence GTGTTCAAGGGGCTGGCGCAGTACCTACGCAACTCGCGCGCCGAGCTCGGGCGGGTGACCTGGCCGACCCGCAAGGAGGTCGTGCAGTCCACGCAGGCCACCCTGCTGTTCGTGATCATCACCTCGATCTTCCTGTTGGTAGCCGACGTCACGCTGGGCAACCTGATCAAGCTCATCATCTGA
- the rpmG gene encoding 50S ribosomal protein L33: protein MASDVRIKLLLECTECKRRNYATHKNRRNTQGKLELRKYCPWDRKHTTHREVKV from the coding sequence GTGGCCAGTGACGTCAGGATCAAACTGCTGCTCGAGTGCACCGAGTGCAAGCGCCGCAACTACGCGACGCACAAGAACCGGCGCAACACGCAGGGCAAGCTCGAGCTGCGCAAGTACTGCCCGTGGGACCGCAAGCACACGACCCACCGAGAGGTCAAGGTCTGA
- the tuf gene encoding elongation factor Tu translates to MAKGVFERTKPHVNVGTIGHVDHGKTTLTAAITFAAAAADPSVVTQSYDQIDKAPEERARGITINTSHVEYQTAARHYSHVDCPGHADYVKNMITGAAQMDGAILVVSAADGPMPQTREHILLARQVGVPFIVVFLNKVDMVDDEELLELVEMEVRELLSSYEFPGDEVPVVRGSALKALEALTANPGTQRGEDAWVDRIWELLDAVDSYVPTPVRDVEKPFLMPVEDVFTITGRGTVATGRVERGVVRVGDEVEIVGLAETSRSVVTGVEMHRKTLDQGMAGDNVGVLLRGVGRDDVERGQVLAKPGSITPHTGFLGSVYVLKKEEGGRHSAFFSGYRPQFYFRTTDVTGVVSLPSGVEMVMPGDNVELSVELIKPIAMEEGLRFAIREGGRTVGAGVVTKITK, encoded by the coding sequence GCGGCGGCGGCTGATCCGAGTGTGGTGACGCAGTCTTATGATCAGATCGATAAGGCGCCGGAGGAGCGGGCGCGGGGGATCACGATCAACACGTCGCATGTGGAGTATCAGACGGCGGCGCGGCATTATTCGCATGTGGATTGTCCTGGTCATGCGGATTACGTGAAGAACATGATCACGGGGGCGGCGCAGATGGATGGGGCGATCCTGGTGGTGTCGGCGGCGGATGGGCCGATGCCGCAGACGCGTGAGCACATCTTGTTGGCGCGGCAGGTGGGGGTGCCGTTCATCGTGGTGTTCTTGAACAAGGTGGACATGGTGGATGATGAGGAGCTCTTGGAGTTGGTGGAGATGGAGGTGCGTGAGCTCCTGTCGTCTTATGAGTTCCCGGGTGATGAGGTCCCGGTGGTGCGGGGTTCGGCGTTGAAGGCGTTGGAGGCGTTGACGGCGAACCCGGGCACGCAGCGGGGTGAGGATGCGTGGGTGGACAGGATCTGGGAGCTGTTGGATGCGGTGGATTCTTATGTGCCGACGCCGGTTAGGGATGTGGAGAAGCCGTTCTTGATGCCGGTGGAGGATGTGTTCACGATCACGGGTCGGGGGACGGTGGCGACGGGTCGTGTGGAGCGTGGTGTGGTGCGGGTGGGGGATGAGGTGGAGATCGTCGGTCTGGCCGAGACCAGTAGGTCGGTGGTGACGGGGGTGGAGATGCACCGTAAGACGTTGGATCAGGGCATGGCCGGTGACAACGTGGGGGTGCTGCTCAGGGGGGTTGGTCGTGATGATGTGGAGCGTGGTCAGGTGTTGGCGAAGCCGGGGTCGATCACGCCGCATACGGGGTTCTTGGGCAGCGTGTACGTGTTGAAGAAGGAGGAGGGGGGGCGTCATAGCGCGTTCTTCTCCGGTTATCGTCCGCAGTTCTACTTCCGCACGACCGATGTGACGGGGGTGGTGAGCTTGCCGTCTGGGGTGGAGATGGTGATGCCGGGGGATAACGTGGAGTTGTCGGTGGAGTTGATCAAGCCGATCGCGATGGAGGAGGGGCTTAGGTTCGCGATCCGTGAGGGTGGCCGCACGGTGGGGGCCGGCGTGGTCACCAAGATCACCAAGTAA